GGCTTAAAAAAGCGATTGCGAAAGAAGAGTTTGAAATGGGAACAGGAATGAAATGGGCTTTTTCCTTTTGGTTTTTTATGATTCGCTACATTGCCCCCATTTGTATCTTCTTGATTGTGCTCCAATCCACAGGTTTGATCGATCTAGATCATTTGTTTTAAATACGATATTACAACTTTGCGCTTGCAAGTATAAAAAAAAGTTTTGACAAATTTTTTTTTATGCTAGTCTCATCACTAATAAGTGATTTGCTGGATTTAGTAAAAACTTAAAGTTGGCTAATCCGAAAAAAAAATGGGGGGACGTATGTTTTCACAAGTTAGACAGTACATGTTTGGACAACCTTCACAAAGTGAACAGGTCAGACAGTTAATTAAATTAAGGGATGATAAAAAGCATATTGTTGTATGGACTACAAATAATATCACGGGAAAAAATTTTCCTGAAAATATGCATTTTCTTCCTGGTATTTCAAGTTTTGAAAGTGAATACAATATATGGAATAATGACGTAGCTTTGAAACTAAAGCAATTATCATTAGTACTTAACTTAGACGAGCAGTCTTTACAAAAAATTAATATTTCTCAACTGCATGGCCTAAAATTTAAAAATATTCACATCCTTTTAACAGACATAAACAATGAAATTACATACACAAAAATGCTTACACGCATTTGCGATTTTGTACATGTATATTTTTACAATAATGATGAAATTAGTTTAGATCAATTAAACCAAATAAAAGAAATAGATGAAAAGGTTAAATGTCATACTTCAAAAGATTTATCCGAAACTTTTCAAAGTATTATGTTCTATGAACAAGATGGAATAAATGAATTGAATGGACTAATAGATTGGGGTGCAAGTAAGTTAAAAAAAGGTTTGAGCACTGAAGAGAAACTGTTAATTTTTTCTGTTGGTATTATTGGAATAATAAGTATTGGAAAAACTATTTTCAAAAGGTAAAAGACTTAATTTTTTACATTACAATTTGAGAAACTTAAATTTCATTTTTGTTATTGGAAAATTCTCTGCAAGTTTTATGTAAGCTTCAAAATTTTTTAGATTTTGCAATTCTGATGCTGAAACGATATTTTTTTGTTTAATATGTGAAGAAAGATTCACACCATCCCTTACTTCATTTGCTCCATATGAAACCCCCTTTTGAATTTCCATAATTTCTTTTTTCCCAAATGCCTCTGATATTCTTTTGGCTACTTCAGGATTTGCTTGTCTAAAGGATACTTTTGTAGAACATAAATCTTCGACGGTCTTAGTGATATGAGATCTTTGCATAATGCTGTTTTTCGACAAAACTTGGAAAACACTTCTCTCGTAGAACTTTAACATTTTTAGATAAAATTTACCCATTTTCGGCATTATGCAGAGGCCTTTTCCTATAAGTAGAAGATAGTACGTAACGTCGTAACTGATGCATAAACATCAGTTATTTAAGGTGTAATGTGGATGTTGGGACCAAAGATCAATACACCTGCATTGAAGTTGGCTTTGGAAAGAGATTTTTGATTGAAATTCACAAAGATTTCTATAGAAGCATCAAGGTGATTTGTAAGCGTAATGGCTCCTGTTTTTTGTGCATCACTTAAAAAATGCGTTTCGTTGAAATACACTCCACCTTCTTTACCAAGCGTAATTTTTTGGTTCTTTGTGCTGCTATTTTTGACGAAAATAGACACGGCATTTGGATGTGTGTTTTCAAAAATGACTTGGTTGTTTGTGAGGTTTTGACAATGGAGATTTTGATTAACAAGATGTGTTGTCATATTGGTAAAGCTCAAGGCATTTCCAAAAGATGTATTATGAAAATGGATGTGGTTATTTGTGATCGAGTGGATATCAAATGTTGCGCTAAAGGATCCATCTACAGTTGCGTGATCCGTTTTGGTTAAAATTGCTGTATGGTCTCCGTTTCCAAAGAAATCAAATTGGTTTTGGGTGATTGCGTTGATTCGAAATGTGGCTAGGCCATTGTTAGTTGTAGACATAATGGTATTTTGAATAGCGATATTTTGTGTGCCTTTTTTACATTGAAATGTATTGGCTGTCATCGAATGGATGTTGATCTGTCCACTATTTTGCATAGTGTGTGCAATATGTGTTCCTTGATCTGTATCAAGAATATATGTGTTATTTTCAAAAAGGGTAGAAAGTTGACTGTTATTTGAAACAGCGAGATCTAAAAGAATATGAGTGCCTGAGGATATGAGTTCAAAGTGGGAGTTTTTCATCATTAAACTAGAACTGTTCGATCCATCATTTAACAAAAGTTCGATTTTTCCATTTGAATGAATGGAATTAAGTTCAAGAAGATGGATGTTTTGATTGGATTTAAAAAGATAATCGCCATTTTGCACAGTTAGATTGAGATCTCTTAGTGTATTATTTTGGGTAAGCGTAAACATTTCTTGCGTATTGGTGCTCAAAGTTTTGTTGCCAGGCCCAAGGATAATGGATTGATGCTCGCCAAAGATAAAATCTTTAGATGTGAGCGTTTGAAAAGGCTTTAGATTTTTTTGTGCATCCAAACTAATATCTTTTTGTACAGCAACAACATCTGCTAGGCTCAAGCCTTGATCCAATTCGGAAAGGGTATTTGCCAATTTGACAAGGATGGGTGTTTGGCCTCTTTTGAGAAGTTCGAAAGTCTGTTTTGTATTTCCTTCGATCACAATGTCATAATCTCTACGCACGGTGCTTGTCATCCATTTTTGTAAGCCTTTACGTTTTTTGTTTTGACGCGTGTCTCCAAGATCAAAAGAAAAACGCAAACCTAAATAGAGTTTGGTGTTTCTCACGTGATCGTAGGAAACAGCACCCTCTAAGATCAACTTAGATAGGGGAATAAAGCTGTTTTGTTTGGTTTCATAGATGAGTTCCGCACGTACTTTGGGCCCCACAAGCGTGGGTGTATGCGTGGCATTAAAATAAAACCCTCCGACGTAGAAAAAAAGAGGTTTTAATAGTCTAAATCCAGATTCAAAATCCAGTCCAAATAGGGCAATTTCTCTTCCCTCGACAAAAATAATGTGATGAAAGGTGGGCAGGTGAGCATCGATGAGCATGGACCTATCAAAAATAACTGCACGTTTGGATTTTTTTCCAAAGGGAAGATAGACATTGGAAGTGACAACAAAGCGCTGTCGACGCAGCTCTAAGCCAAAAGAGAACTGGTTAAAAAAATTATTTTCAGTTGTGCGTTTACGATCGAAAAAAGTATAAATACCAAAAAGTCCCGTATTGTTGGAAAACAGGAATCTGGTTCCGAGGCCCACATTCCATTCAAATTCCTTTTTTTTGCGATTTAATCCGCGCACATTTCCAAAGAGGATAAAGTGGTTGGATTGGATGAGGGGAATTAAAAGATCGCCCTCAAAAAAGTTTTTTTGGTGATTTTCATAAAATGCAGAAAGGGTCAATCTTGGATCATAAGGTGGAGGAGGTTTTTGCTCGTCTTCATTAGCAAAAAGAAAAGAACAACACAAAAGAAGCAAAAGAAACATGAAAGGCTCCGGCAAAATGCAAAAAATAGATCGCTTTAAAGCCTTAAACATTACGAGAAAAGGCTGCATCCAATTGTGTTGGAGTTTTGCATTTTGCTGGACTTTCATATATGAACGGTATCGCCTTTTTGCTTTTTTGACAAATTTTTTACTTACTGCGTAGTGTCAGTTTGCTTAGAGCAAATACTTCAATAAAGATGTTAAAGCTCAAACTGGGTTTCTGAAAACTTTTCCCAATGGATATTGGGAGGAAGAAAGTGGTTGGCTTTTAGACTGTGCACTGTCATATGATTTTTAGATAAATCCAGTAAATTAAACGATCCTTTCATTTGGTGAGAAGCACTGCCACTATCGATACAAATTGGCAGATTTTCTTCGCGCAAATCTAAAATAGCGTGTTTATGTTCATGTCCATGCAGATAGAGTTGGATATTAGGGTATTGTTTGAGTAGAGATTCTAGAGCATGCGCGCGCAATAGAGAATGACTCCTTTTTGCGCTTGATTGACGAAAAGGAAAATGGTTACAAAAAATAATATGTTTTTCTTTAGGGATCAGAGAAAGCCCTTTTTTGAGCTTAGTTTCGAGTTTTTCATCAAAAATTCCATAAGAGGCATGCAGAGGAGTGTGCTTAGCACAATCAATGCCTACCCAAAAATAGTGTTTTCCCAAAGGATGGATTTCAAACCCATCCATTTTAAGAGTGAAGGGAAATTTCTGATCAAAATCATGATCAAAAAAATCGTAAAAACGCTTTGATAGATAGGCTTTTTTTGTATAGGCATCATGATTTCCAGGAATGCAAAATGTGGGCAAATTTTCTGCTTTGAGTTCATCTAAAAAATCAAAAGCCATTTCAAATTCAATATCGCGCGCTGTTTGAGAAAAATCACCCGTAATGATGACAAAATCCACGTGTTGCTCTTTTAAATATTTGGCAAAATTCGTCAAGCGATGCGCCTTAAATTCCCGTCCGCGTTTAAATAAAAGATATAAATTACCTAAAAAACGCTTGGAAAGAAATTGCGTTGGCGAAAAGGTGACTTTTGCAAAATGCAAATCACTAATATGTGCAATACGCATATGGGTATTTTTCAATAAAGACATTTACTAACCTGAGTTTTGGGTTTATTTCATTCATTCTCAGGGAGATAACTCTTTCTTCTCACGCTTTTTACCTGAGAAATGGCCTTTTGACCATTCCCTGCGGTAAAAATCCCAAGAATTTAAGAGCAATCTCCTCATGATACTAAATAAACTAAACCCAAAACTCAGGTTACTAGTGCGTCTTGGGTTTTTCGCGTTTTACGGTCGTTCTTTCAAATTTTTCTACTTTAGGCTCGGTGACTTCAAACTCCACCCCTTTGATATGAGAAGGACCTTTTTCTTCAGGTTTGTTACGCTCGCCTCGAAGCACTTTTTTTTGTACATGGCGATTAGTTTTTTTAGGATTTTTCATAGAAAGTACACTCCTTTAATTCTAGTCATTTTACACAATTAGTCTAAATTTTTCAAGAGGGTATTATACACATTTCTTTTGGATGTGTGTCTTAAAACGGCTGTCATTTTAATTGCTTCTTTTTCATCGACATCAAAAGAATCTTGAAGCCATTTGACTAATTTTTTTAAATCTATTTTTTCCCATGCAGCGTTTTGTTCTTGTGCGATCATTAACACAAACTCTCCCTTGATATCTTTAAGAGTATTTAATATTTCTTTTGCACATCCAGAAAACACCGTTTCAAATTTTTTTGTCAATTCCTTGGCGAGCACAAGGTGTCTTTGTGGGGCTAGTTGATCGATATTTTGGAGTGTTTTTTGTATTCTGTTGGGAGATTCATAGAAAATAGATACGCCATTATAGGTGAGTGCATCTAATAGTTTTTCTTTTAATTCATTTGCTTTTTTAGGTAAAAAACCAAGAAATTGAAATTTTTCAAACTCAAGACCTGAGAGGCTCAAAGCGGCTGTCAAACTCGAAGGACCCGGAATGGTTACAACTTCAATCCCTTCTTTTTGGCAGCTGGCTACAAGTTTTACTCCAGGATCGCAAATAAGGGGTGTGCCAGCATCTGAAATGAGACCAATTTCAGAGCCTTTTTTTAAATCTTCAAGGATCTTTTGCTGCTTTTTGCTTTCAGAAAATTTGTGAAAACTAAAAAGTTTTTTTTTGATGTTTAAATGATTGAGCAGTTTTTGACTGCGGCGTGTGTCTTCGCAAAGAAGATAGTCACATTTTTCAAAGATGCGCTTTGCGCGCAGTGTGATATCTTCTAAATTTCCAATGGGTGTCGCGATGATGTATAACATAATGCTTAAGGTGGCACTCAGATTCGAACTGAGGATGGGGGCTTTGCAGGCCCCTGCCTTACCACTTGGCTATGCCACCTCCGTACCTGATGTTAGGCACAACTCTTTCTCTATAGACTCGTTGCAGAGAATAAACTACTGCGCATTTTTCCTCACACAACTTTCTGAAGTTGCTCTTGTCAAACGTTCTTGTATTTTATTCCCTTCACTTCGCCTCTAAAAAAGATTTGTATCTAACACCAGCTAATGAAAAAAGTCTACCCAAGTTGGACACTAAAGTCAATTAAGCGCTTTCTTCAGAACCGAAACTTAACTCAGCTAAAGAATTATTATCTAAAACAGTAGGCTTATGATCAAAGAAAATTGTTGTCTTTGAACCGCAACGTGTGATGTGGGCTTCATCAGTATTTAATGTAATGGTTCTTTTATTTTCTGCACTCGCCATATCTTTATCTCCTCCATCCAAAGTCACTTTTGTGGATAGTGCTTCTTTGGCAAGGTATTTAAAAGATGGACCTGCAAGTTGAACGATCTGCTCATCAATGCGACCTTCAAATGAAGCGGCTATATCACCTTTTCCTTCAAAATGCAGAACTTTTGCATCGACATTCATATATAAAATCACAGTGCCTATTAAGTGGATTTTGAGGTCTTTTGCATTCAGTTTGGAAACCGTCACAAAATTGGTATTTTCTAAATGCAATTCTTCGAGGTTTTGCAATGTAATAAAAACTTTAATGCGTTCTGAAGATTCCTCGTTAAGGCGTAATTTTAATGTATGACCGGCAATTTCTGAAACTACCTGTTCTGTATCTTTGCCAGCTTCAATTGCTAGAGAGGGCACTGTATCTTGTTTAAAAAAGATGTCGCAAGGAAAATTTGCGTCAATTGTTGAAACTTGTGTTAAATTCATATTTTACCTCCAAAAGTTTCTAAAAAATCTAACACAACAAGCACCAAATGGCAAGGATTTTTCCATCGAATCTACCAGTACCTCAAGTAAATTTAACTTTTACCCGTTGTTTTTAAAGGTGCTACTTTTGCATTTCCAGAAAGGTGCTTTTTTACCTGAGGATTTCCTGTATATCCAATCACGGCATTTCCGGACGCTGTCACATCAAGTGTTTTTGTTGCATTGACATCGATTTGAGCAGAACCACTGGCGTTAAGCGTGGTGTTATCTGTTTGAAATGTTTGGGCATCAATGTCGGAAGATCCCGCCGCATTAATGGTTTGTGTTTTTGCTCTGCCTGTGAGTTTTAATTTTGATTGACCAGCTAGAGAAATATTAAGCGTTGTGACATCAAGATCTAAATTTGTCACAGAGTTTCCACTTGCATGAAAGTTGAATGTAGAACTTTTGATCTGGTTTTGTGTTGTCGTTGTCACATTTCCTGAGATGTTGAGATTTTCAAGATCTTTGACGGTGACATAGGCTTGGACTTTTTCTGCACTCTGGGTATTGGATTTTGGACGAATTGTAAGCACTTTGTTATCGACAGTAGTTTCTATGTTAGCTAAAGCATTATCAGTGCCTTCTAATTTGAGAGATTCTTGGGAGGCCTCTTCAATCCATAAGACTACATTAGACTCAACGCTAATGCTTGTAAAATTTGACACATCACGATCTTGCGATGCGGCGAATAAATAAAAAGGTAAAAGAAAAAAAAGGTATTTTGAAAGAAATCTTGTCATATCAAACTCCTGGTTTTAGAAGATGGTATTATATTTTTTCTTTTTTTTGCACTCTTTTTGCAGGGTAATACTTGAAAAAAGAATCAGCTTCGCTTAATCTTTAGAAAGACAGGGTCGTTTATGGCAGAAAAAACAGAAAAGGCAACGCCGAAAAAGTTAAGGGATGCGCGTAAAAAAGGGCAGGTAGCAAAATCTCAAGATTTTCCATCAGCTTTTACGTTCGTGATTGCCATAGGTGGAACCTTGGTCGCTTCAGGTTACCTATATGATCAATTAGCAGGTTTTATCATTCGCACCTTTTCTCGCATTACGCCTGACTTAAATGTGATACAAACTTTGCCAAGTATTTTGAATGATGTATTGACAACGATTTTAGTCTCTTCTTTTCCCATTATGATTGTGACAGCATGTTCAGGGATGATTGTGACTTTTTTGATTGTAGGCCCCGTCTTTTCTGGAGAGGCGGTAAAATTTGATTTAAAACGACTCAACCCTGTGGATAATATCAAAAATAAATTCAAGCTAAAAACATTGTTTGAGCTTATTAAATCGGTTCTAAAAATTACGGGTGCTGTGATTATTATTTACTTCATTATTCGTGCAGATCTTAAAGAGGTGTTAGCAACTGTGGGTTTGCCTGTAGCAGTAACAGCAAAAATATTTTCAGGATTTTTAGTCAAAGTGGTGATTCAAGTAGGAATTTTCTTTTTAGCTATAGCGGTTTTAGATTTGGCTTTTCAAAAACGCAACTTTGCGAAAGAAATGAAAATGGAAAAGTTTGAAGTCAAACAAGAAATGAAAGATACGGAAGGAAATCCAGAAATTAAAGGAAGAAGACGCCAACTTTCTCAAGAAATTGCTTATCAAGAAGGCCCCAAAGTGGCCAGGCGTGCAAAAGCCATTGTCACAAATCCTGTACATATTGCAGTGGCTGTTGCGTATGATGAAAATGTGCATTCAGCACCAGTCATTCTAACTATGGGGCAAGGCATCATAGCAGATGCGATTATTAAAGAAGCACTTGCATACAATGTGCCAATTATGCGAAATGTAGATCTAGCACACCAATTATTTGAGTATGGACAAATTAGTGATTATATTCCAGAGGATGCATTTGAAGCTGTGGCAGAAATTTTGCATTGGATAGAAGAACTAGAAACTAAGATTACGCAGTAAATCCACTTTAGGGGAAGAGCGAAGAGCATGAGAGTCAAGTATTACGCCGAAGTGCAACTCTATAAATGTTGGACAAGAAGAAATACGCAGTCAATCATTCCTTGCAGCCTTTCCATGGGTTGTATTTACTGCGTAACATTAGTTAAAGGTAAGGAATAGATGAAGTTTTTAGGAAAATTAGGATCGCAACGCGCACTTAAATTTGTGACGCACTCATCAGATTTGGTGCTTGCATTCTTTATTATCGCGATCATCGCGATGTTTGTCATTCCAATGCCACCAGACGTGATCGATTTTTTAATTTCGATCAACTTTGCCATTTCAGTATCGTTGATTTTTGTCTCCCTTTTTATTCGAAAAGCCACGGATTTGTCGATTTTCCCCTCCCTTTTGTTGATTACCACGTTGTATCGATTGGGTGTGAATATCTCTTCCTCAAAACAGATTCTTTTAAATGCCTACGCAGGAGAAGTGATCGAAGCATTTGGACTATATGTTGTGGGAGGGAACTATGTTGTCGGTGGTGTCATTTTCTTAATTATCACGATCGTGCAATTTATTGTGATCGTGAAAGGTGCTGAAAGGGTCGCTGAGGTGGCAGCGCGTTTTGTATTGGATGCGATGCCAGGAAAGCAGATGAGTATCGATGCAGATTTAAGAGCAGGTACCATTGACTCGCAACAGGCAAGAAATGCGCGCCTGGTGCTTCAAAAAGAAAGCCAACTCTATGGAGCGATGGACGGTGCGATGAAGTTTGTCAAAGGAGATGCCATTGCAGGTATTGTGATCGCTTTGATCAACATCGTAGGTGGTTTGATTATTGGAATTACCATGCATGGAATGACTCCTCTGCAAGCGGCACACACTTATACGATCTTGTCTGTGGGTGATGGACTGGTATCTCAAATTCCAGCTCTTATCATTGCTTTAACTGCCGGTATTGTGACCACTCGTGTTGCTTCTGAGGAAAAAGAGGCTAATCTTGGTAGTGATATCTTTAAACAAATTGTCGCCTTTCCAAAAGGAATTCTTTTGGGAGCAGGATTTACTCTTCTCATTGGACTTGTTCCTCATTTTCCATTGTGGCCCTTTGCAATTATGTCTACCATCTTGTTTTCTATAGGAATTTATTTCTACCGAGAGCAAAAACGACAGCAAGGGGTGGAAAAAGCAGGGTCGATCGAAGTAGCTACATCGGAAGATGGAAAGAGTACAACGTACCTTTCTACAGGAGAAGATTACGCCTTGACGGTTCCTGTGATGTTAGAAGCGGGCAAAATGGTGTCTGAATTGATCAGAAAAGATCGTGGAGGACAAAATTTTGTCGAAGAGATGATTCCTAAAATGCGCAATGCACTTTACCAAGATTTAGGAGTGCGTTTTCCAGGAGTGCATGTGAGAACAGATTCACTGACACTTAAAGAAGACGAATACATGATTTTGCTCAATGAAGTGCCCATTGTAAGAGGGAAAATTGTGCCAGATCATATCCTTTCTGCAGAACCAGAAGAAGTTTTACAAGAATATAATATTCCTTATACAACGCAGATAAATGCGCTTAATTTGCCATCCCTTTGGATTGATGTGCGTTATTTAAGCGTGATGGATGATGCTAAATTGCGTTATTGGCAACCGCTTAATGTGGTGATTTTGCATCTTTCTTACTTCTTTAGAAATTACAGCTCAGAATTTATTGGCATTCAAGAAGTGCGTGGCATTATTGAATTTGTAGAACGTTCATTCCCCGATGTGATCAAAGAAGTGACACGTTTGGTTCCTTTGCAAAAATTGACAGAGATTTTCAAAAGGCTTGTGCAAGAGCAGATTTCTATTAAAGACTTAAGAACGATTATGGAAGCTTTAGCAGAATGGGCGCAGAGTGAAAAGGATACCGTGCTTTTAACAGAATATGTTCGTTCTTCTTTAAAACGTTATATTTCAAACAAATATTCACAAGGAACCTCTTTTATTTCGGTCTATGTGCTAGATCCTGAAATTGAAGATATGGTTCGAGGAGCCATCAAACAGACGAGTGCAGGATCCTATTTAGCGCTAGATGGAGATTCTGTACAACTCATTTTAAATAGTATGCGCAAAGTGATCAAACCACCTCCTCCAGGCGCGCAACCTCCGGTCATCTTAACGGCTATGGACGTTAGGCGTTTTGTGAGAAAACTAATCGAATCGGAATTTCCCACAATTTCGGTGCTTTCTGTTCAAGAAATTATCCCAGAAATACGCATCCAACCTCTCGGAAAGGTTCAACTTACCTAAAACTGATATTAGGGATAAAATCCTATCTATAGAAGGGCTGCAAAGGGCTATCTTCTTCGTATTGCTCCTCATCCACATCCAACTCGCAATTGAATTGGACATCGTCGCACTACTCGAATCTCACCTTTGTAGCTCTTTCTCTAAATAGGATTTTATCCCCAACACCAGTCGAAAATCGTTTCATTTTTGTAAAAAATAGTAGATACCTATAAGATCCGGATTATGGCAGAATTTCATATCGATCCTTCTTCTGGCGTAGGCAAAGCTTCTGGTGCTAAAGGTCAGCAAAAGATAGCAGCTCAAAAGCTTAAAGCTTATCTTGTCTCTCAAAAAGTGACAGCAGAAGAAGCTAAACAGTGGATGGCAGAAGAAGTGTTTTCTTTGCCTGTGATTCAAAAACGTTTTCGTACGCTCGATAAACGCATCAAACGGTCAGGTTCGTCTACAGAGGATGAAGGGGGATCTGAAGGAGCTATCAAAACAGAAAGGAAAAAAGTTCTTAGGGTCAAAAATGTGAGCGATGTTGCAGAGCATTTTCAAAAGCGCAACAAAGAGTTGGATTCAGATGTGCTTTTAGAATTGTTAGATTTGCTAGGCCCCGAGGATACTCCAGACCAGATCATGGAAAAAGTCTCACGTTTTTTTGATGATCCTTCCTTGCAAGATGAAGTGCTCGATTTTTTAATGAAAGCTCTAGACAAGGATGAAGCGGTAAAATTAAAACGTTCTGTCTTTACTGCCAAAGAAAGGCTCAATACACAACTCAAAAGAGAGGTTGTTGCTGGACGTAATGTGATCAAAGAAGCGCAAAAGTATGCTGAGATGGGAATCGGTTCTCCTACATTTCTGCGTAATTTATATCGAGACATCACAGGAAATCCAAGAACTCCGCATCAACTTTTTGAAGAATTAAGTGAACAATATATGTTCCAACAACTCAAATTTGTGGTGGGTTTTTTACTCCATTCTATTGGGGCGGATTTGAATGCAAAGGGTCCTTCAATAGACCGTGCAGAGCTCATTCGTCTATTTTCCGAGTCACGTGTTTTGCAAGCAATTCTAGGTGTCTATCTATTTTTTAAATCGCGTTTGCGCCTATTACAAAAGGCATTTATCCGATACAAACTTCCTTGGAACAGTTTGCTTGGATTTGAAACATTAGCCAAGGTGTTTATGCGTTTTATTAAGGAAAGGTACCCTAATTCTGAAAAAGTGATACGCTTGGCAATGGACCTGGGGCTAGAAGATGAAATTTTAGCGCAAACTATTGTGTTTTTACAATTTCGTGATGCGGTCAAGTTAGTTTCGCCAAGATTATACCGTTCTGACCAACACAAAATGGATATATTTTCTTCTATTATTGATGCTCTAGAAGAATTAGAAGATGTGCTTGAAGAAGTGGAGGAAGAAGAAGAATCATGATCGATCAATTTCAAAACGTGATTCAAGATTTAGGTGCCCTTACAGCAGTGCCCTTGCATGTGGATGAGAATTTTCATTGCGTGATGAATATCAACGGAGAGTTGGATATTTTTTTAGAGCCCAATGAACGCGATCACGTGTTGCAAATTGGATGCAAATTAGGCCAAATTTTTCAAGGTCCTTTTAGAGAGCGTGTGTTCAAGCAAATGTTGATTGCCAATGGATCAGAAGAAGCGCATTTTGGATATTTTGCATTTTCTTCTAGAAATCAGCAGCTTGTTTTTTATGCGATCAAATTTTTACCAGATCTAACGGGCGTGTATCTTGCCGATTTTTTAGAAAGCTTTATTGCCAATGCATTAAAATGGAAACAAGCCATTGAAAAGGGATATGAAAAACCAGATACTGTATGACAAGATCAAGAATACACATGCTATTGCACAATGGGAAGGCATTGGATTTGATCCCCATCATGGATTTTGTATTCCTTTATTTTCTTTGCGCACAAAAACCAGTTTAGGAATTGGTGAGTTTTTAGATTTACTTCCACTCATTGATTGGTGTGCTAAACTTAGCATGGATGTGATTCAACTCTTGCCCATCAATGATACAGGAACGGAAAAAAGCCCCTATTCTGCCATTTCATCTCTTGCTCTCAATCCTGTTTACATTTCCCTGCATGTGTTGGAAAAATGTCACGACACACCTAAATTGAGAAAATTGTATGCAGAATTAGAGGAGTTTGAAAAATTAAAGCGTGCCAATTATCACGATGTAAGAGCAAAAAAACTAGAATATTTGTACACCTATTTTTCGTGTCCCGATATTTTTAAAAGACATAAAGAAGATTACT
The DNA window shown above is from Chlamydiota bacterium and carries:
- the rsmI_2 gene encoding Ribosomal RNA small subunit methyltransferase I encodes the protein MLYIIATPIGNLEDITLRAKRIFEKCDYLLCEDTRRSQKLLNHLNIKKKLFSFHKFSESKKQQKILEDLKKGSEIGLISDAGTPLICDPGVKLVASCQKEGIEVVTIPGPSSLTAALSLSGLEFEKFQFLGFLPKKANELKEKLLDALTYNGVSIFYESPNRIQKTLQNIDQLAPQRHLVLAKELTKKFETVFSGCAKEILNTLKDIKGEFVLMIAQEQNAAWEKIDLKKLVKWLQDSFDVDEKEAIKMTAVLRHTSKRNVYNTLLKNLD
- the yscU gene encoding Yop proteins translocation protein U produces the protein MAEKTEKATPKKLRDARKKGQVAKSQDFPSAFTFVIAIGGTLVASGYLYDQLAGFIIRTFSRITPDLNVIQTLPSILNDVLTTILVSSFPIMIVTACSGMIVTFLIVGPVFSGEAVKFDLKRLNPVDNIKNKFKLKTLFELIKSVLKITGAVIIIYFIIRADLKEVLATVGLPVAVTAKIFSGFLVKVVIQVGIFFLAIAVLDLAFQKRNFAKEMKMEKFEVKQEMKDTEGNPEIKGRRRQLSQEIAYQEGPKVARRAKAIVTNPVHIAVAVAYDENVHSAPVILTMGQGIIADAIIKEALAYNVPIMRNVDLAHQLFEYGQISDYIPEDAFEAVAEILHWIEELETKITQ
- the traD gene encoding Coupling protein TraD — translated: MPKMGKFYLKMLKFYERSVFQVLSKNSIMQRSHITKTVEDLCSTKVSFRQANPEVAKRISEAFGKKEIMEIQKGVSYGANEVRDGVNLSSHIKQKNIVSASELQNLKNFEAYIKLAENFPITKMKFKFLKL
- the cpdA_2 gene encoding 3',5'-cyclic adenosine monophosphate phosphodiesterase CpdA, producing the protein MSLLKNTHMRIAHISDLHFAKVTFSPTQFLSKRFLGNLYLLFKRGREFKAHRLTNFAKYLKEQHVDFVIITGDFSQTARDIEFEMAFDFLDELKAENLPTFCIPGNHDAYTKKAYLSKRFYDFFDHDFDQKFPFTLKMDGFEIHPLGKHYFWVGIDCAKHTPLHASYGIFDEKLETKLKKGLSLIPKEKHIIFCNHFPFRQSSAKRSHSLLRAHALESLLKQYPNIQLYLHGHEHKHAILDLREENLPICIDSGSASHQMKGSFNLLDLSKNHMTVHSLKANHFLPPNIHWEKFSETQFEL
- the invA gene encoding Invasion protein InvA, whose translation is MKFLGKLGSQRALKFVTHSSDLVLAFFIIAIIAMFVIPMPPDVIDFLISINFAISVSLIFVSLFIRKATDLSIFPSLLLITTLYRLGVNISSSKQILLNAYAGEVIEAFGLYVVGGNYVVGGVIFLIITIVQFIVIVKGAERVAEVAARFVLDAMPGKQMSIDADLRAGTIDSQQARNARLVLQKESQLYGAMDGAMKFVKGDAIAGIVIALINIVGGLIIGITMHGMTPLQAAHTYTILSVGDGLVSQIPALIIALTAGIVTTRVASEEKEANLGSDIFKQIVAFPKGILLGAGFTLLIGLVPHFPLWPFAIMSTILFSIGIYFYREQKRQQGVEKAGSIEVATSEDGKSTTYLSTGEDYALTVPVMLEAGKMVSELIRKDRGGQNFVEEMIPKMRNALYQDLGVRFPGVHVRTDSLTLKEDEYMILLNEVPIVRGKIVPDHILSAEPEEVLQEYNIPYTTQINALNLPSLWIDVRYLSVMDDAKLRYWQPLNVVILHLSYFFRNYSSEFIGIQEVRGIIEFVERSFPDVIKEVTRLVPLQKLTEIFKRLVQEQISIKDLRTIMEALAEWAQSEKDTVLLTEYVRSSLKRYISNKYSQGTSFISVYVLDPEIEDMVRGAIKQTSAGSYLALDGDSVQLILNSMRKVIKPPPPGAQPPVILTAMDVRRFVRKLIESEFPTISVLSVQEIIPEIRIQPLGKVQLT